The Bacteroidota bacterium genomic sequence AACGATGTGATCGATGAATTTTATCATCCCTTCCACAAAAAGATAGAAGACACAACGGAGAAATCGAAAAAATTCACCGGGGAGAAATATCTTGGATTGGATCCTGAATCAGGAAAGAAAGTATTTGTAAAACTGGGAAGATTTGGTCCCATGGTACAAATCGGCGAAACCACCGATGAAGAGAAACCAAAGTTTGCAGGACTGAAGAAAGATCAGAGCATAGAGACCATTACGCTGGAAGAGGCCCTGGAACTCTTTAATTTCCCCAGGAATGCAGGTACATACGAAGGATCCGAGATGATAGTGGCCATCGGGCGTTTCGGGCCATTCATCAAGCATAATAATGCCTATTATTCTATCCCGAAAACCGACGATCCCTCAGTTGTTGACCAGCAAAGGGCAATAGAGATCATTGAAGACAAGCGGCTGAAAGATAAGCAGAAAATCATCCGGGAGTTTCCGGAAAACAAAGAAGTCAAGGTCTTGAGAGGAAGGTTTGGTCCGTACATTGTTGTTGAAAAACAAAATTTCAAGATCCCCAAAGGAACCGATCCCGAGACCCTGAGTCTTGAAGATTGCATAAAAATATCTCAGGATCCGAAAAATGCTCCCAAGAAGAAACCGGCCGGCAGAGGAAAAAAATCTTAAAACCATAACGCGGGGTTGTGGGTGTTTTCTTTTATCTTTGGCTGACGTTAACACGGACGGATGGAAATCAACCTATTTTTTGAACCCGTTGACCCTGAGATATATCAACCGGACGACGATGCCCCCCGCAAACGCATCGGCGATCTGATCCAGGTATACAGCAAACACGGGAACTTCCCTGATTTAAAGGATACGGATATTGCTATCGTAGGCGTTTCCGAAGACAGGATGTCGACAGACAATTATGGTTCCGGCAAAGCACCGGATGTCATCAGAAAGCACCTTTACCGTTTATTCCGTAACGGCAACAGGTTAAATATTGCCGACCTTGGTAATATTCCCAGGGGGCATAGCATAGAGGATACCTATTTTGCCTTAAGTTCCGTGACTGAGCAATTACTGTCAAGCAATATCCTTCCTGTCATCCTGGGAGGCAGCCAGGATCTGACCTATGCACAATACAAAGGTTACGGCAATCTTGGACAGATCATCAACCTGCTTGTTGTTGACCCCATGTTCGACCTGGGCAAGCATGATGATGCGCTTACATCGGGATCTTTTCTCAGTAAAATCATCCTGCATCAGCCAAATTATCTCTTTAACTATACCAATCTGGGTTATCAGAGCTATTATGTTGATCCGGATGCGGTCAGGCTCATGCAAAAGCTATATTTTGACGCTTACCGTATTGGCAATGTTCGTAACGACATGGAGGAAGTAGAGCCCATCGTCCGTAACTCTGATATGCTCAGCATCGACATTTCGGCCGTTCGTTTTGCCGATGCCCCGGGAAACAACAACGCCACACCCAACGGTTTTTACGGGGAGGAGATCTGTCGCATCATGCGCTATGCCGGTATCAGCGATAAGCTTACTTCCGTGGGTATCTACGAGTATAATCCATCACTGGATATCCGGGAACAAACGGCTAAGCTGATAGCCCAGATGATATGGTATTTCATTGAGGGTTATTACAAAAGGACAAAAGACTATCCCGTTAAAGAAAATGAAGATTTTCTTAAATTCCTGGTAAGAATCAAAGATCAGGTTGATGAGATTGTTTTTTACAAAAGCCGGAAGAGCGAGCGCTGGTGGATGGAGATCCCGGTTGAGAGTGACCTGAAAGAAAGGTATGAGCGGCAT encodes the following:
- a CDS encoding formimidoylglutamase produces the protein MEINLFFEPVDPEIYQPDDDAPRKRIGDLIQVYSKHGNFPDLKDTDIAIVGVSEDRMSTDNYGSGKAPDVIRKHLYRLFRNGNRLNIADLGNIPRGHSIEDTYFALSSVTEQLLSSNILPVILGGSQDLTYAQYKGYGNLGQIINLLVVDPMFDLGKHDDALTSGSFLSKIILHQPNYLFNYTNLGYQSYYVDPDAVRLMQKLYFDAYRIGNVRNDMEEVEPIVRNSDMLSIDISAVRFADAPGNNNATPNGFYGEEICRIMRYAGISDKLTSVGIYEYNPSLDIREQTAKLIAQMIWYFIEGYYKRTKDYPVKENEDFLKFLVRIKDQVDEIVFYKSRKSERWWMEIPVESDLKERYERHYMVPCSFHDYKIACENNIPERWWQFYQKLV